Proteins from a genomic interval of Pseudomonas asplenii:
- the rpsU gene encoding 30S ribosomal protein S21, whose protein sequence is MPAVKVKENEPFDVALRRFKRSCEKAGVLAEVRSREFYEKPTSERKRKAAAAVKRHAKKVQREQRRAVRLY, encoded by the coding sequence ATGCCAGCCGTCAAAGTTAAAGAGAACGAACCCTTCGACGTAGCTCTGCGTCGTTTCAAGCGCTCCTGCGAAAAAGCCGGTGTTCTGGCTGAGGTTCGTAGCCGCGAATTTTACGAGAAGCCAACTTCCGAGCGTAAGCGCAAAGCAGCTGCTGCTGTTAAGCGTCACGCCAAGAAAGTTCAGCGCGAACAGCGCCGCGCCGTTCGTCTGTACTAA
- the tsaD gene encoding tRNA (adenosine(37)-N6)-threonylcarbamoyltransferase complex transferase subunit TsaD: MLVLGLETSCDETGVALYDSERGLLADALFSQIDLHRAYGGVVPELASRDHVKRMLPLIRQVLAEADCTATEIDAIAYTAGPGLVGALLVGASCAQALAFAWDIPALGVHHMEGHLLAPMLEEQPPQFPFVALLVSGGHTQLVQVEGIGKYSVLGESLDDAAGEAFDKTAKLIGLNYPGGPEIARLAEQGVPGRFVFPRPMCDRPGLEFSFSGLKTFALNTWQQCVSAGDDGEQTRCDISLAFQQAVVETLTFKCKRALKQTGMKRLVIAGGVSANKALRSSLEKMLGDLKGEVFYARPRFCTDNGAMIAFAGCQRLQAGQQESLAISVQARWPMEQLPPL; this comes from the coding sequence ATGCTAGTACTGGGATTAGAAACCTCCTGCGACGAGACCGGCGTCGCATTGTACGACAGTGAACGCGGGCTGCTGGCTGATGCGTTGTTCAGTCAGATCGACCTGCACCGGGCCTATGGCGGCGTGGTGCCGGAGCTGGCTTCGCGCGATCACGTCAAGCGCATGCTGCCATTGATCCGCCAGGTGCTGGCCGAGGCCGACTGCACCGCGACCGAGATCGATGCGATTGCCTACACCGCAGGCCCGGGCCTGGTCGGCGCCTTGCTGGTCGGCGCATCGTGCGCTCAGGCGCTGGCCTTTGCCTGGGATATTCCGGCGCTGGGCGTGCACCATATGGAAGGTCATCTGCTGGCACCGATGCTCGAAGAGCAGCCTCCGCAGTTTCCGTTCGTCGCCTTGCTGGTCTCGGGCGGGCACACGCAACTGGTGCAGGTCGAGGGTATCGGCAAGTACAGCGTGCTGGGCGAAAGCCTGGACGATGCCGCCGGCGAAGCGTTCGACAAGACCGCGAAGCTGATCGGCCTGAACTACCCGGGCGGCCCGGAAATTGCCCGGCTGGCCGAGCAGGGCGTCCCTGGGCGTTTTGTGTTCCCTCGGCCGATGTGTGATCGCCCCGGGTTGGAGTTCAGCTTCAGTGGTCTGAAAACCTTTGCGCTCAATACCTGGCAGCAGTGTGTCAGCGCTGGGGACGACGGCGAGCAAACCCGTTGCGACATCTCGCTGGCCTTCCAGCAGGCGGTGGTGGAGACTCTGACCTTCAAATGCAAGCGCGCGCTGAAGCAGACCGGTATGAAGCGTCTGGTGATTGCCGGCGGTGTCAGTGCGAACAAGGCCTTGCGCTCGTCGCTGGAGAAGATGCTCGGCGACCTGAAGGGCGAGGTGTTCTATGCGCGTCCCAGGTTCTGCACCGATAACGGCGCGATGATCGCTTTTGCCGGTTGCCAGCGCCTGCAGGCGGGACAACAGGAGAGCCTGGCGATCAGCGTGCAGGCGCGCTGGCCGATGGAGCAGTTGCCGCCGCTTTGA
- the plsY gene encoding glycerol-3-phosphate 1-O-acyltransferase PlsY, which yields MFWLLAILAYLLGSLSFAILLSRLTGTPDPRMSGSGNAGATNMLRLAGKKLAILTLLGDLFKGLLPVLIAGLAGLALQQQAWIGVCAVLGHLFPLYFRFRGGKGVATAAGMLLGLYPPAALLAITTWILTFYLTRTSSLAALIATPLTLPLLAWQEPAALLPMSVLTGLIVWRHRGNLRDLFAGRERHF from the coding sequence ATGTTTTGGTTACTGGCGATCCTCGCCTACCTGCTCGGCTCTCTGTCCTTCGCCATTTTGCTCAGCCGCCTGACCGGAACCCCCGATCCGCGAATGAGTGGCTCGGGCAATGCCGGCGCCACCAACATGCTGCGCCTGGCCGGCAAGAAGCTGGCGATCCTGACCCTGCTCGGCGACCTGTTCAAAGGCCTGCTGCCGGTGCTGATCGCCGGACTCGCCGGACTGGCGCTGCAACAACAGGCCTGGATCGGCGTCTGCGCCGTCCTCGGCCATCTGTTTCCCCTGTACTTCCGCTTTCGCGGCGGCAAGGGCGTCGCGACAGCCGCCGGCATGCTACTGGGGCTTTACCCACCTGCAGCCCTGCTGGCCATCACCACCTGGATCCTGACCTTCTACCTCACCCGCACCAGCTCGCTGGCCGCACTGATCGCCACACCCTTGACCCTGCCGCTGCTGGCCTGGCAGGAACCGGCGGCACTGCTGCCGATGAGCGTACTGACCGGGCTGATCGTATGGCGCCACCGCGGCAATCTACGCGACCTCTTTGCCGGTCGCGAACGGCATTTCTGA
- the folB gene encoding dihydroneopterin aldolase, whose amino-acid sequence MDRVFIEGLEVDTVIGAYDWERGIRQCLRLDLSFAWDNRPAAAGDDLTLALDYASVSTRIQTFAEQSQFQLVETFAERLAEVLMSEFQIPWLHLKLTKPGAVAAARGVGVEIERGCR is encoded by the coding sequence TTGGACAGAGTGTTTATCGAGGGCCTGGAAGTCGACACGGTGATCGGGGCCTACGACTGGGAGCGCGGCATCAGGCAATGCCTGCGTCTTGACCTCAGCTTCGCCTGGGACAACCGTCCGGCTGCCGCAGGGGATGACCTGACCCTGGCGCTCGACTACGCCAGCGTTTCGACGCGTATCCAGACCTTTGCCGAGCAGTCGCAGTTCCAGTTGGTGGAAACCTTTGCCGAGCGTCTGGCCGAAGTGCTCATGAGTGAGTTCCAGATTCCCTGGCTGCACCTCAAGTTGACCAAGCCGGGGGCGGTTGCGGCCGCCAGGGGCGTGGGCGTGGAGATCGAGCGCGGATGTCGCTAA
- the folK gene encoding 2-amino-4-hydroxy-6-hydroxymethyldihydropteridine diphosphokinase: protein MSLTQVYLGLGSNIERETHLCAGLDALAGFLSDMRCSAVFESQPVGIKSGPFFNLVVSASTDLPLLELDRRLKCIEADNGRYAPDRKGLPLDIDVLLYGEQVGNFDGLILPRAEILKNAFVLWPLSLIAPDKLHPEVEKSFATLWDEAQIDQVLAPVAFEWRGQPLTPSQWLSA from the coding sequence ATGTCGCTAACTCAGGTTTATCTAGGGCTCGGCAGTAATATCGAGCGCGAAACCCATTTGTGCGCCGGTCTGGATGCCCTGGCCGGTTTTCTCTCGGATATGCGCTGCTCGGCGGTGTTCGAGAGCCAGCCGGTGGGGATCAAGAGCGGGCCATTCTTCAATCTGGTGGTGTCGGCATCGACCGATCTGCCCCTGCTGGAACTGGATCGTCGGTTGAAGTGCATCGAGGCCGATAACGGCCGTTATGCCCCCGATCGCAAGGGGTTGCCGCTGGACATCGACGTTTTGTTGTATGGCGAACAGGTGGGCAATTTCGACGGATTGATCTTGCCTCGCGCGGAAATCCTGAAAAATGCGTTCGTCTTGTGGCCATTGTCGCTGATCGCCCCGGACAAACTGCATCCCGAAGTCGAGAAGAGCTTTGCGACCCTGTGGGACGAAGCGCAGATCGATCAGGTGCTGGCGCCGGTGGCATTCGAGTGGCGTGGACAGCCATTGACCCCTTCACAATGGCTGTCTGCGTGA
- a CDS encoding multifunctional CCA addition/repair protein, with protein sequence MQIYKVGGAVRDRLLGQPVTDIDWVVVGATSDDMLAKGFRPVGADFPVFLHPKSGEEYALARTERKSGRGYGGFTFHASPEVTLEEDLIRRDLTINAMAEDDHGRLTDPYHGQQDLEARILRHVSPAFAEDPLRVLRVARFAARYAGLGFSVAPQTLALMHQLADSGELEALTPERSWKEISRALMEEQPQVFIQVLRDCGALAVLFPEIDALFGVPQPAVHHPEIDTGRHTLSVLEQAARHRQPLTVRWACLLHDLGKGLTPEEEWPRHIAHETKGLTLIKAVNERYKVPRDCQELALLVGEYHTHGHRALELKASTLLELLQSFDVYRRPQRFEEFIAACEMDARGRQGLEARDYPQAAYLRGAAQAAKAVAVQPLIEKGFKGPELGEALRGERLTALKAYKQRAAV encoded by the coding sequence ATGCAGATCTATAAAGTCGGCGGCGCGGTTCGCGATCGTCTGTTGGGCCAACCTGTCACCGATATCGACTGGGTGGTGGTCGGCGCAACCAGCGATGACATGCTCGCCAAGGGCTTTCGCCCGGTCGGGGCCGACTTCCCGGTGTTTCTCCACCCCAAAAGTGGCGAGGAATACGCCCTGGCCCGCACCGAGCGCAAGAGCGGGCGCGGCTACGGCGGCTTTACCTTCCACGCCAGCCCCGAAGTCACTCTGGAAGAAGACCTGATCCGCCGCGACCTGACGATCAACGCCATGGCCGAGGACGATCATGGCCGACTGACCGACCCCTACCACGGCCAGCAGGACCTTGAAGCCCGCATATTACGCCATGTTTCCCCGGCATTCGCCGAAGATCCCCTGCGTGTCCTGCGGGTTGCCCGCTTCGCCGCCCGGTATGCCGGCCTGGGCTTCAGCGTGGCACCGCAGACCCTCGCACTGATGCATCAGTTAGCGGACTCAGGCGAACTGGAAGCGCTGACACCGGAGCGCAGTTGGAAGGAAATCTCCCGCGCCCTGATGGAAGAACAACCCCAGGTGTTTATCCAGGTGCTGCGGGACTGTGGCGCATTGGCGGTACTGTTTCCTGAAATCGATGCCCTGTTCGGCGTCCCGCAGCCTGCGGTCCATCACCCGGAGATCGACACGGGCCGGCATACGCTGAGCGTGCTGGAGCAGGCCGCCCGCCATCGACAACCGCTGACTGTGCGCTGGGCCTGCCTGCTGCATGACCTGGGCAAGGGCCTCACTCCCGAGGAAGAATGGCCAAGGCACATCGCACATGAGACCAAGGGCCTGACACTGATCAAGGCCGTCAACGAGCGCTACAAGGTACCCCGCGACTGTCAGGAATTGGCCTTGCTGGTGGGCGAGTATCACACCCACGGCCACCGCGCCCTGGAATTGAAAGCCTCGACCCTGCTGGAGTTGCTGCAGAGCTTCGACGTCTATCGCCGTCCGCAACGCTTCGAGGAGTTTATCGCCGCCTGTGAAATGGATGCCCGGGGACGGCAGGGGCTGGAGGCGCGTGATTATCCACAAGCCGCCTACCTGCGCGGCGCGGCGCAGGCCGCCAAGGCCGTTGCGGTCCAGCCGCTGATTGAAAAGGGCTTCAAGGGACCGGAACTGGGTGAGGCGCTCAGAGGCGAACGCCTGACCGCTCTCAAGGCCTACAAGCAACGCGCGGCGGTCTGA
- a CDS encoding SpoVR family protein has product MTAREQKQPKRQPLSTGSEWTFELIQAYDREIGRIAERYALDTYPNQIEVITAEQMMDAYASVGMPLGYHHWSYGKHFLSTEKSYSRGQMGLAYEIVINSDPCIAYLMEENTICMQALVVAHACYGHNSFFKGNYLFRTWTDASSIIDYLVFAKQYITQCEERHGIDAVEDLLDSCHALMNYGVDRYKRPYPISAEEERRRQKDREEHLQKQINDLWRTIPKGADKYSEKDNARFPSEPQENILYFIEKHAPLLEPWQREIVRIVRKIAQYFYPQRQTQVMNEGWATFWHYTLMNDLYDEGLVTDGFMMEFLTSHTSVVFQPGFDSPYYSGINPYALGFAMYRDIRRMCEEPTEEDRRWFPELAGSDWLSSIKFAMSSFKDESFILQYLSPKVMRDLKLFSILDDDQRDDLLVPAIHDESGYRTIRETLAAQYNLGNREPNVQIWSIDRRGDRSLTLRHQQHDRKPLGESTDEVLKHLHRLWGFDIHLETLQGDQIMKTHHVPPRSEHSENEYGRLDLAVIHL; this is encoded by the coding sequence ATGACCGCCAGAGAGCAGAAACAACCCAAGCGCCAACCCCTGTCCACCGGCTCGGAATGGACTTTCGAGCTGATCCAGGCTTACGACCGCGAAATCGGTCGTATTGCCGAGCGCTATGCGCTGGACACCTACCCCAACCAGATCGAGGTAATCACCGCCGAGCAGATGATGGACGCCTACGCCTCGGTGGGCATGCCGCTGGGCTACCATCACTGGTCCTACGGCAAGCACTTCCTCAGCACCGAAAAGTCCTATAGCCGTGGTCAAATGGGCCTGGCCTACGAAATCGTGATCAACTCCGATCCGTGCATCGCCTATCTGATGGAGGAAAACACCATCTGCATGCAGGCGCTGGTGGTGGCTCATGCCTGTTATGGTCACAACAGCTTCTTCAAGGGCAACTACCTGTTCCGGACCTGGACCGACGCCAGCTCGATCATCGATTACCTGGTCTTCGCCAAGCAGTACATCACCCAATGCGAGGAGCGCCACGGCATCGATGCCGTCGAGGACCTGCTCGACTCCTGCCACGCCCTGATGAACTACGGCGTCGACCGTTACAAACGGCCCTACCCGATTTCTGCGGAAGAGGAACGGCGGCGGCAGAAAGACCGCGAAGAACACCTGCAAAAGCAGATCAACGACCTGTGGCGGACCATTCCCAAGGGCGCGGACAAATACAGCGAGAAGGACAACGCCCGTTTTCCGTCCGAACCGCAGGAAAACATCCTCTATTTCATCGAGAAACACGCACCGCTGCTGGAGCCCTGGCAGCGGGAAATCGTGCGGATCGTGCGCAAGATCGCCCAATACTTCTACCCGCAACGCCAGACCCAGGTCATGAACGAAGGCTGGGCGACGTTCTGGCACTACACCCTGATGAATGACCTCTACGACGAGGGTCTGGTCACCGACGGTTTCATGATGGAGTTCCTCACCTCCCACACCAGTGTGGTCTTCCAACCCGGCTTCGATAGCCCCTACTACAGCGGTATCAACCCTTACGCCCTGGGTTTCGCGATGTATCGGGATATCCGCCGGATGTGTGAAGAACCAACCGAAGAGGATCGTCGCTGGTTCCCCGAACTGGCGGGGAGCGATTGGCTGTCGAGTATCAAGTTCGCCATGAGCAGCTTCAAGGACGAGAGTTTCATCCTGCAGTACCTGTCGCCCAAGGTGATGCGCGATCTGAAGCTGTTCAGCATTCTCGACGACGATCAGCGCGATGACCTGCTGGTGCCTGCCATTCATGATGAAAGCGGCTACCGCACCATCCGCGAAACCCTCGCGGCGCAATACAACCTGGGCAACCGCGAACCCAACGTGCAGATCTGGAGCATCGACCGTCGCGGCGATCGCTCGCTGACCCTGCGTCATCAACAGCACGACCGCAAGCCACTCGGCGAGTCGACCGACGAAGTGCTCAAGCACCTGCACCGACTCTGGGGCTTCGACATCCACCTGGAAACCCTGCAGGGCGACCAGATCATGAAGACCCACCATGTCCCGCCCAGGAGCGAACACAGCGAAAACGAATACGGTCGCCTCGACCTGGCCGTCATTCACCTCTGA
- a CDS encoding YeaH/YhbH family protein: protein MSYVIDRRLNGKNKSTVNRQRFLRRYRDHIKKAVEEAVSRRSITDMEHGEQISIPGRDIDEPVLHHGRGGKQTVVHPGNKEFTSGEHIPRPPGGGGGRGPGKAGNSGEGMDEFVFQITQEEFLEFMFEDLELPNLVKRNLTGTDTYKTVRAGISNEGNPSRINIIRTLRSAHARRIALSGSSRAKLKEAKAELERLKREEPDNFGDIQEIEMEIEKLSARIHRVPFLDTFDLKYNLLVKQPNPSSKAVMFCLMDVSGSMTQATKDIAKRFFILLYLFLKRNYDKIEVVFIRHHTSAREVDEEEFFYSRETGGTIVSSALKLMQEIMAERYPTNEWNIYAAQASDGDNWNDDSPICRDILINQIMPFVQYYTYVEITPREHQALWYEYERISEAFSDTFAQQQLVSAGDIYPVFRELFQRRLVT from the coding sequence ATGAGCTATGTGATCGACCGACGCCTCAATGGCAAGAACAAGAGCACGGTGAACCGCCAGCGCTTCCTGCGGCGTTATCGTGACCACATCAAGAAAGCGGTCGAGGAGGCCGTGAGCCGCCGTTCCATCACCGATATGGAACACGGCGAGCAGATCAGCATTCCCGGTCGCGACATCGACGAACCGGTGCTGCACCATGGGCGCGGCGGCAAGCAGACCGTGGTCCATCCCGGCAACAAGGAGTTCACCAGCGGTGAACACATCCCTCGCCCGCCCGGCGGAGGCGGTGGTCGCGGCCCCGGCAAGGCTGGCAACTCCGGCGAAGGCATGGATGAGTTCGTCTTCCAGATCACCCAGGAAGAATTCCTCGAATTCATGTTCGAGGACCTGGAACTGCCCAACCTGGTCAAGCGCAACCTCACCGGCACCGATACCTACAAGACCGTCCGCGCCGGGATCAGCAACGAGGGCAACCCTTCGCGCATCAACATCATCCGCACCCTGCGCTCGGCCCATGCGCGGCGAATCGCCCTGTCCGGCAGCAGCCGTGCCAAACTCAAGGAGGCCAAGGCCGAACTTGAGCGGTTGAAGCGTGAAGAGCCTGATAACTTCGGCGATATCCAGGAAATCGAGATGGAAATCGAGAAACTCAGCGCACGCATCCATCGCGTGCCGTTTCTCGACACCTTCGACCTCAAGTACAACCTGCTGGTCAAGCAACCCAATCCCAGCTCCAAGGCCGTGATGTTCTGCCTGATGGACGTGTCCGGTTCCATGACCCAGGCAACCAAGGATATCGCCAAGCGCTTCTTCATCCTGCTGTACCTGTTTCTCAAGCGTAACTACGACAAGATCGAAGTGGTGTTCATCCGCCATCACACCAGCGCCCGGGAAGTCGACGAGGAGGAGTTTTTCTACTCACGGGAAACCGGCGGCACCATCGTCTCCAGCGCCCTGAAGCTGATGCAGGAGATCATGGCCGAACGCTACCCAACCAACGAATGGAACATCTACGCCGCCCAGGCTTCGGACGGCGACAACTGGAACGACGACTCGCCGATCTGCCGTGACATCCTGATCAACCAGATCATGCCGTTCGTGCAGTACTACACGTATGTGGAGATTACCCCGCGCGAACATCAGGCCCTGTGGTACGAATACGAACGCATCAGCGAAGCGTTCAGCGATACGTTTGCCCAGCAGCAGCTGGTGTCGGCCGGCGATATCTATCCGGTCTTCCGTGAACTCTTCCAGCGCAGGTTAGTGACATGA
- a CDS encoding PrkA family serine protein kinase: MSIFSHFQQRFESTRQEELTLQEYLELCKKDRSAYASAAERMLLAIGEPELLDTSTNSRLSRIFSNKVIRRYPAFEDFHGMEECIDQIVSYFRHAAQGLEEKKQILYLLGPVGGGKSSLAEKLKQLIERVPFYAIKGSPVFESPLGLFNATEDGAILEEDFGIPRRYLNTIMSPWATKRLAEFGGDISQFRVVKLYPSILNQIAVAKTEPGDENNQDISALVGKVDIRKLEEFPQNDADAYSYSGALCRANQGLMEFVEMFKAPIKVLHPLLTATQEGNYNSTEGLGAIPFTGVLLAHSNESEWHTFRNNKNNEAFIDRIYIVKVPYCLRVSDEVKIYDKLLHNSSLSKAHCAPDTLKMLAQFTVLSRLKEPENSNIYSKMRVYDGENLKDTDPKAKSIQEYRDSAGVDEGMNGLSTRFAFKILSKVFNFDPHEIAANPVHLLYVLEQQIEQEQFQAETRERYLRYLKEYLAPRYIEFIGKEIQTAYLESYSEYGQNIFDRYVLYADFWIQDQEYRDPETGEILNRVALNEELEKIEKPAGISNPKDFRNEIVNFVLRARANNNGKNPTWLSYEKLRVVIEKKMFSNTEDLLPVISFNAKASKEDQQKHNDFVTRMVERGYTDKQVRLLSEWYLRVRKSQ, encoded by the coding sequence ATGAGCATATTCAGCCATTTCCAACAACGCTTCGAATCCACACGGCAGGAAGAACTCACGCTGCAGGAGTATCTTGAGCTGTGCAAAAAGGATCGTAGTGCCTACGCCTCGGCAGCCGAAAGGATGCTACTGGCAATCGGTGAGCCCGAACTGCTGGATACGTCCACCAACTCACGGTTGTCGCGTATTTTTTCCAACAAGGTGATCCGTCGCTATCCGGCCTTTGAAGACTTCCATGGAATGGAAGAATGCATCGACCAGATCGTCTCGTATTTCCGCCATGCTGCTCAGGGTCTGGAAGAGAAGAAGCAGATTCTTTATCTGCTCGGTCCGGTAGGCGGCGGTAAATCGTCCCTGGCGGAAAAACTCAAGCAACTGATCGAGAGGGTGCCCTTCTATGCCATCAAGGGCTCGCCGGTCTTCGAGTCACCACTGGGACTGTTCAACGCCACGGAAGACGGGGCGATCCTCGAGGAAGACTTCGGGATTCCACGGCGTTACCTGAACACCATCATGTCCCCCTGGGCGACCAAGCGCCTGGCCGAATTTGGCGGCGACATCAGCCAGTTCCGTGTGGTCAAGCTGTACCCTTCGATCCTCAACCAGATTGCCGTGGCCAAAACCGAACCCGGTGACGAGAACAACCAGGACATCTCTGCCCTGGTGGGCAAGGTCGATATCCGCAAGCTGGAGGAATTCCCGCAGAACGACGCCGACGCCTACAGCTACTCGGGCGCACTGTGTCGGGCCAACCAGGGCCTGATGGAATTCGTCGAGATGTTCAAGGCGCCGATCAAGGTGCTGCATCCACTGCTGACCGCCACCCAGGAAGGCAACTACAACAGCACCGAGGGGCTGGGCGCGATCCCGTTCACCGGCGTGCTGCTGGCCCACTCCAACGAATCGGAATGGCACACCTTCCGCAACAACAAGAACAACGAAGCGTTCATCGACCGTATCTATATCGTCAAGGTCCCGTACTGCCTGCGGGTCAGCGACGAAGTGAAGATCTACGACAAGCTGTTGCACAACAGTTCGCTGTCCAAGGCCCACTGTGCGCCTGACACCCTGAAGATGCTCGCACAGTTCACCGTCCTGTCGCGCCTCAAGGAGCCGGAAAACTCCAACATCTACTCGAAAATGCGGGTATATGACGGGGAAAATCTCAAGGACACCGATCCCAAGGCCAAGTCGATCCAGGAATACCGCGACTCTGCCGGCGTCGATGAAGGCATGAACGGCCTGTCGACCCGCTTCGCGTTCAAGATCCTGTCGAAAGTCTTCAACTTCGACCCCCACGAGATCGCCGCCAACCCGGTGCACCTGCTGTATGTGCTGGAGCAGCAGATCGAGCAGGAGCAGTTCCAGGCTGAAACCCGCGAGCGCTATCTGCGCTACCTGAAGGAATACCTGGCACCGCGCTATATCGAGTTCATCGGCAAGGAAATCCAGACCGCCTACCTGGAATCCTACAGCGAGTACGGCCAGAACATCTTCGACCGCTACGTGCTGTACGCCGACTTCTGGATCCAGGACCAGGAATACCGCGATCCGGAAACCGGCGAGATCCTCAACCGCGTTGCCCTCAACGAGGAACTGGAAAAGATCGAGAAACCGGCCGGCATCAGCAATCCGAAGGATTTCCGCAACGAAATCGTCAACTTCGTATTACGCGCCCGTGCCAACAACAACGGCAAGAATCCGACCTGGCTCAGCTACGAGAAGCTGCGGGTGGTGATCGAGAAGAAAATGTTCTCCAACACCGAGGATCTGCTGCCGGTCATCAGCTTCAACGCCAAGGCCAGCAAGGAGGATCAACAGAAGCACAACGACTTTGTCACCCGGATGGTCGAACGCGGCTACACCGACAAACAGGTACGTCTGCTCTCCGAGTGGTACCTGCGGGTTCGCAAGTCGCAGTAA
- the glpE gene encoding thiosulfate sulfurtransferase GlpE — protein MSEFKRIPPEQAQALREQGAVVVDVRDPQAFALNHITGSKHLDNHSLHDFITNADLDQPLVVCCYHGNSSQGAAAYLVSQGFSEVYSLDGGFELWRTTYPAEIAQDISE, from the coding sequence ATGAGCGAATTCAAACGCATCCCCCCCGAACAAGCCCAGGCCCTGCGCGAGCAAGGCGCCGTGGTCGTCGATGTCCGCGATCCACAGGCATTTGCCCTGAACCACATCACCGGCTCGAAACACCTGGATAACCATTCGCTGCACGACTTCATCACCAACGCCGATCTGGATCAGCCGCTGGTGGTGTGCTGCTACCACGGCAACTCCAGCCAGGGCGCGGCGGCCTACCTGGTCAGCCAGGGCTTCTCCGAGGTCTACAGCCTGGATGGCGGCTTCGAACTGTGGCGTACGACCTATCCGGCAGAAATCGCTCAGGATATTTCCGAATAA
- a CDS encoding symmetrical bis(5'-nucleosyl)-tetraphosphatase → MAVYAVGDLQGCLEPLKCLLERVAFDPASDRLWLVGDLVNRGPQSLETLRYLYRMRESLVCVLGNHDLHLLAAAQNVERLKKSDTLREILEAPDAPELLGWLRQQKLLHHDAERNVALVHAGIPPQWSLKKALKLAAEVESALRDDQHYASFLAGMYGNEPNKWDGDLEGITRLRVITNYFTRMRFCTAEGKLDLKGKEGADTAPAGYAPWFSFKERKTQGLKIIFGHWAALEGECNEPGIFALDTGCVWGGAMTLINIDTGERLNCKCDSLGGVAPPPTLAERFRAWLYR, encoded by the coding sequence ATGGCGGTGTATGCCGTCGGCGACCTGCAAGGCTGCCTGGAGCCACTCAAGTGCCTGCTTGAGCGGGTCGCTTTCGACCCCGCCAGCGATCGCCTCTGGCTGGTCGGTGACCTGGTCAATCGTGGCCCTCAGTCCCTGGAAACCTTGCGCTATCTTTATCGCATGCGCGAGTCGCTGGTCTGCGTGCTCGGTAACCACGATCTGCATCTGCTGGCCGCCGCACAGAATGTCGAGCGTCTGAAGAAAAGCGATACCCTGCGTGAAATCCTTGAAGCCCCTGATGCGCCTGAACTACTCGGCTGGTTGCGCCAGCAGAAGCTGCTGCATCATGACGCCGAACGTAACGTGGCCCTGGTCCACGCCGGCATTCCCCCGCAGTGGTCGCTCAAGAAGGCGCTCAAGCTCGCGGCGGAAGTCGAGTCGGCCCTTCGCGACGATCAGCACTATGCGTCGTTCCTGGCCGGCATGTACGGCAACGAACCGAACAAGTGGGATGGCGACCTGGAAGGCATCACACGCCTGCGGGTGATCACCAATTACTTCACCCGCATGCGTTTCTGCACGGCCGAGGGCAAGCTCGACCTCAAGGGCAAGGAAGGCGCCGACACCGCGCCGGCCGGTTATGCGCCCTGGTTCAGCTTCAAGGAGCGCAAGACCCAGGGGCTGAAAATCATCTTCGGCCATTGGGCGGCACTCGAAGGCGAATGCAACGAACCGGGAATCTTTGCCCTCGACACCGGTTGTGTCTGGGGCGGTGCCATGACCCTGATAAACATCGATACCGGCGAGCGCCTGAACTGCAAATGCGACAGCCTGGGTGGGGTTGCGCCACCGCCAACCCTGGCCGAGCGATTCCGCGCCTGGCTCTATCGTTGA
- the apaG gene encoding Co2+/Mg2+ efflux protein ApaG — protein MSDPRYQVDVSVVTRFLAEQSQPEQNRFAFAYTITVRNNGQLPARLLSRHWVITDGDGHVEEVRGSGVVGQQPLIEVGQSHTYSSGTVMTTKVGNMQGSYQMLAEDGQHFDAIIAPFRLAVPGALH, from the coding sequence ATGTCCGATCCTCGTTATCAGGTCGACGTCAGCGTCGTCACCCGGTTCCTTGCTGAACAATCACAGCCCGAACAGAACCGTTTCGCCTTTGCCTATACCATTACCGTGCGCAACAACGGACAACTGCCTGCCCGGCTGCTTTCCCGACACTGGGTGATCACCGATGGCGATGGGCATGTCGAAGAAGTCCGTGGCTCCGGCGTGGTCGGTCAGCAACCACTGATCGAAGTCGGGCAAAGCCATACCTACAGCAGTGGTACGGTCATGACGACCAAGGTCGGCAACATGCAAGGCAGCTACCAGATGCTGGCCGAGGATGGTCAGCACTTCGACGCCATCATCGCGCCCTTCCGCCTTGCCGTCCCCGGAGCCCTGCACTGA